One genomic window of Solanum stenotomum isolate F172 chromosome 9, ASM1918654v1, whole genome shotgun sequence includes the following:
- the LOC125875849 gene encoding protein trichome birefringence-like 39, with protein MGFLFLSLLLLFSVETKAKTEHFFLNNNSTSTSSSNSINGIKSSCNIYSGKWVYDSSYPLYDSSNCPFIDNEFNCQKYKRPDNLYLKYRWQPFSCNLPRFNGLVFLEKYRGKNIMFVGDSLSLNMWESLACMIHSWVPNAKTAVIRKEGISEIVFMDYGVRLLLYRTPYLVDMVRENVGTILKLDSIVSGNAWRGMDVLIFNSWHWWTHTKSSQPWDYMQEGNKIFKDMNRLVAYYKGMYTWAKWVDRNVDSSKTKVYFQGISPTHYEGKDWNDPTKSCKNEKQPFFGIRYPAGTTQAAIVVNKVLSRIKKSVHLLDITTLSQFRKDAHPTSYSDHNTLDCSHWCLPGLPDTWNLLLYTSLIS; from the exons ATGGGGTTCCTATTTCTCTCACTATTATTACTTTTCTCAGTAGAAACAAAAGCAAAAACAGAGCATTTTTTTCTGAACAACAACAGCACCAGCACCAGCAGTAGCAACTCCATAAATGGAATTAAAAGTAGTTGTAATATTTACAGTGGAAAATGGGTTTATgattcttcatatcctctctATGATTCTTCAAATTGTCCTTTTATTGACAATGAATTCAACTGCCAAAAGTACAAAAGACCTGACAATTTGTACCTTAAATACAGATGGCAGCCTTTTTCTTGTAACCTGCCAAG gtttAATGGGTTGGTTTTCTTGGAGAAATATAGGGGGAAGAATATAATGTTTGTGGGTGATTCATTGAGTTTGAATATGTGGGAATCATTAGCTTGTATGATTCATTCATGGGTGCCAAATGCTAAAACTGCTGTCATAAGGAAAGAAGGAATTTCTGAAATTGTATTTATG GATTATGGAGTAAGATTGTTATTGTACCGGACTCCTTACTTGGTAGACATGGTGAGAGAAAATGTTGGAACTATTCTAAAGTTGGATTCTATAGTAAGTGGCAATGCTTGGAGAGGAATGGACGTCTTGATTTTCAACAGCTGGCATTGGTGGACCCACACTAAAAGTTCTCAACC GTGGGATTATATGCAAGAaggtaataaaatatttaaagatatgaACCGTTTGGTAGCTTATTACAAAGGGATGTACACGTGGGCAAAATGGGTTGACCGAAATGTTGACTCATCTAAAACCAAAGTCTACTTTCAAGGAATTTCACCAACTCATTACGA GGGAAAAGATTGGAATGATCCAACAAAATCATGCAAAAATGAGAAACAACCCTTCTTTGGCATAAGGTATCCAGCAGGGACAACTCAAGCAGCCATTGTGGTTAACAAAGTACTAAGCAGAATTAAAAAATCAGTTCATTTATTGGACATTACAACACTTTCTCAATTTAGAAAAGATGCACATCCAACTTCTTATAGTGATCACAACACTTTAGATTGTAGCCATTGGTGTCTCCCTGGATTGCCTGATACTTGGAACCTTCTTCTCTATACATCACTCATTAGTTGA
- the LOC125875842 gene encoding seed biotin-containing protein SBP65, with protein MASEQARRENVTDERKLQLEKDRVHKMASHFESLADKVHEDTTTSPDLVHVKTTVTSSVPYQEHQAEKQQSSDIIDKTQERKQQVFQEKQGGVKFGVQGQEHEDSDISKGKQSKGGAEETKGGPSLEEISQYRATAQQNSMNAIRAAEERYEKAKEMGGSTLQNVKESATHGLGATGTYATEKGAQAKDTITQGLQKGSQYVAEKAGAAKDVALEKGQQAYAATKDTLSGAGQTAAQSAQQAKDYTMEKTGDTKDYTMQKTGEAKDYAAQKTGEAKDYVAQKTGEIQEQSKGAASYVGEKAAQVKDVTLETGKGAVGYAGKVAETVKDKAVVAGWGAAHFTAEKAADATKAIAGVTSTVAGYAGGTTVAAKDLVVDAGKKTVGFAEDTLGAAKDYVVSAEESAAEYAARKKAEAERELETKKLQEDTKGENRGGEKVDEKERRKEKTEESYFEEEEESGVGKESKPVEGAAVVLQAIGETIVEIGKTTTELVAGRGGDEPVVGIEKESTTTIKRT; from the exons ATGGCTTCAGAGCAAGCAAGAAGAGAAAATGTTACTGATGAAAGGAAACTCCAACTTGAGAAAGACAGAGTTCACAAAATGGCAAGTCATTTTGAGTCTCTAGCTGATAAAGTTCATGAGGATACAACAACTTCTCCTGATCTTGTTCATGTCAAGACTACTGTTACTAGTAGTGTTCCTTATCAAGAACATCAAGCGGAGAAGCAACAATCATCTGATATAATCGATAAAACTCAAGAGAGGAAGCAACAAGTATTTCAAGAGAAACAAGGTGGTGTTAAATTTGGAGTTCAGGGCCAAGAACACGAAGATTCCGACATTAGCAAAGGAAAACAGAGCAAAGGTGGTGCTGAAGAGACGAAAGGTGGTCCGTCTTTGGAGGAAATTTCTCAGTACAGAGCAACGGCACAGCAGAACTCGATGAACGCGATAAGGGCTGCTGAAGAGCGATACGAAAAAGCGAAGGAAATGGGTGGTTCCACATTGCAGAATGTTAAAGAATCTGCAACTCATGGACTTGGTGCTACCGGTACTTATGCAACAGAAAAGGGTGCACAAGCTAAAGACACCATTACTCAAGGCCTGCAAAAGGGATCTCAATATGTTGCTGAAAAAGCTGGAGCTGCTAAAGACGTCGCCCTCGAAAAAGGCCAACAAGCTTATGCTGCAACTAAGGATACCCTTTCGGGTGCCGGACAAACTGCAGCTCAATCAGCACAACAAGCTAAAGATTACACTATGGAAAAAACAGGGGATACCAAAGATTACACAATGCAAAAAACAGGGGAAGCTAAAGATTATGCAGCCCAAAAAACAGGGGAGGCCAAAGATTATGTTGCTCAAAAAACAGGGGAAATTCAAGAACAGAGCAAAGGTGCAGCAAGTTATGTAGGAGAAAAGGCAGCACAAGTTAAAGATGTTACATTAGAAACAGGGAAAGGCGCGGTAGGATACGCAGGGAAAGTAGCTGAAACAGTGAAGGACAAAGCGGTTGTAGCTGGATGGGGAGCTGCACATTTCACTGCTGAAAAAGCTGCAGATGCAACTAAAGCTATAGCTGGTGTTACTTCTACTGTTGCTGGGTATGCCGGAGGAACGACAGTGGCCGCGAAGGATTTGGTTGTTGATGCTGGAAAGAAAACAGTGGGATTTGCAGAGGATACGTTGGGTGCTGCGAAGGATTATGTAGTTTCAGCTGAGGAAAGTGCAGCAGAGTATGCAGCTAGGAAAAAGGCGGAAGCAGAAAGAGAATTAGAAACTAAGAAATTACAAGAAGACACCAAG GGAGAAAACAGAGGAGGAGAAAAGGTTGATGAAAAagaaaggagaaaggagaaaacaGAAGAATCCTACTtcgaggaagaagaagaatcagGAGTCGGAAAAGAAAGCAAACCGGTGGAAGGTGCAGCGGTGGTGTTGCAAGCCATTGGCGAAACTATAGTTGAGATTGGGAAAACAACTACTGAACTTGTTGCAGGTCGCGGTGGAGATGAACCAGTTGTGGGAATTGAGAAAGAGTCTACAACCACAATCAAGAGAACTTGA